The Pontibacter pudoricolor genome contains a region encoding:
- a CDS encoding aminotransferase class IV, producing MLLYNGEFIPEAELRLPVTNRALQFNDGFFETVIVADGRLRFWNEHVSRMHAAAKTLKLELPQTIVSGELEDKLLQLASQNSAANYGRLKLKLWRSGAGLYIPETNAVELLATILPASPSTTSSLHIGICETITTNYSPFSFFKGPNALLYVMAGIEKKEKGFDDMLLLNRQGQVSELTSSNVFWMKNGVLFTPATDTGCVKGIARQHILRWAKQAGIKTKEVYFDVASLMKADAIFAGNVTGIRSISSINGTPVTIDDTFVEQLRKELFA from the coding sequence ATGCTGCTTTATAACGGCGAATTTATACCTGAAGCTGAACTACGCTTGCCAGTTACAAACCGGGCTTTACAATTTAATGATGGCTTTTTTGAAACGGTTATAGTTGCAGATGGCAGACTACGTTTTTGGAACGAGCATGTGTCGCGGATGCATGCAGCTGCTAAAACATTAAAGCTGGAGTTACCCCAGACTATAGTTTCGGGAGAGTTGGAAGATAAGTTGTTGCAGCTTGCCAGCCAAAACAGTGCAGCAAACTATGGCAGACTGAAACTGAAACTATGGCGAAGCGGCGCAGGCCTTTATATCCCTGAAACAAACGCTGTAGAATTGCTGGCAACTATACTTCCAGCTAGCCCAAGTACTACCTCCAGCCTGCACATCGGCATCTGCGAAACTATAACTACCAACTATAGCCCCTTCTCTTTTTTTAAAGGCCCCAATGCACTGCTTTATGTAATGGCCGGTATCGAGAAAAAGGAGAAGGGTTTTGATGATATGCTGCTATTGAACCGACAAGGCCAGGTCTCTGAGTTGACCTCTTCCAACGTTTTCTGGATGAAGAACGGAGTCCTGTTTACTCCCGCTACAGATACTGGTTGTGTGAAGGGAATTGCAAGGCAGCATATTTTACGCTGGGCAAAACAAGCCGGGATCAAGACCAAGGAAGTTTATTTTGATGTAGCCAGCTTAATGAAAGCAGATGCCATTTTTGCGGGTAATGTTACCGGCATCCGAAGTATTTCATCTATAAATGGTACACCTGTAACTATAGATGACACATTTGTAGAGCAGCTACGAAAAGAACTATTTGCTTAA